One Lentimicrobium sp. L6 DNA window includes the following coding sequences:
- the wtpA gene encoding tungstate ABC transporter substrate-binding protein WtpA: MKKLFAILFSVIVLFSCQSSIEDESKLIIFHAGSLSVPFKQMAEEYQKENPRVKILMESAGSRQCARKIADLKRPCDIMASADFKVIENLLIPDYTDWNIKFAGNEMAIVYHEQSRLSKEINSKNWHEILMKEEVAYGRSDPNSDPCGYRTVLLASLAEEYYQKNGLAKQLVEKDKNYIRPKETDLIGLLESNVIDYIFLYRSVAEQHGLKYLVLPDSINLQNPDLDSFYSTATAEISGKKPGEFITKKGEAMVYGITILKDAPNSQEAHQFLKFVLSKQKGMAIMEKNGQKSLVPSPSSSYENIPRELKEFALIEQ; the protein is encoded by the coding sequence ATGAAAAAACTATTCGCCATTCTTTTTAGTGTCATAGTCTTATTCTCTTGTCAAAGCAGTATTGAAGATGAAAGCAAATTAATCATCTTTCATGCAGGTAGTTTGTCGGTGCCTTTTAAGCAAATGGCAGAAGAATACCAAAAGGAAAATCCTCGGGTGAAAATCCTAATGGAATCAGCTGGAAGCAGACAATGTGCACGCAAAATTGCAGATTTAAAACGTCCTTGTGATATTATGGCATCGGCAGATTTTAAAGTGATAGAAAATTTATTGATTCCTGATTACACAGATTGGAATATAAAATTTGCTGGTAATGAAATGGCCATCGTTTATCATGAGCAATCGCGATTAAGTAAAGAAATTAACTCCAAAAACTGGCACGAAATCTTGATGAAAGAGGAGGTTGCTTATGGACGTTCCGACCCTAATTCTGATCCTTGTGGCTATAGAACGGTGCTCTTGGCTAGTCTTGCAGAGGAGTATTACCAAAAGAATGGTCTGGCCAAGCAGTTGGTGGAGAAAGACAAAAACTATATCAGGCCTAAAGAAACCGATCTCATTGGTCTTTTAGAATCCAATGTAATAGATTATATCTTTTTGTATAGATCGGTGGCAGAGCAGCATGGATTAAAATATTTGGTATTGCCAGATAGTATCAATCTGCAAAACCCAGATTTAGATAGCTTTTATTCAACAGCCACTGCCGAAATTTCAGGAAAAAAACCTGGTGAATTTATTACGAAAAAAGGGGAAGCCATGGTTTATGGAATCACCATATTAAAGGATGCACCCAATAGCCAAGAAGCTCATCAATTCTTGAAATTTGTTTTATCTAAACAAAAGGGTATGGCCATCATGGAGAAAAATGGACAAAAATCTTTAGTTCCATCACCCTCCTCTAGTTATGAGAATATTCCAAGAGAGCTAAAAGAATTTGCATTAATAGAACAATAA
- a CDS encoding ABC transporter permease yields MRTNFNILNLILISLGGLALMFIVAPLLGMFLNTTPAEIFETTQDKEVQQSIWLTLSVSFASTLVFAIAAIPLSYLLARKEFFAKKLVLGIIDLPIVIPHSAAGIAILGFISRDSLIGQVADRFGVSLVGNPIGIALAMAFVSIPYLITAARDGFVAVPIRLEKAALNLGASPARVFFSISLPLASRNIVSGMILMFARGMSEFGAVVIVAYHPMITPVLIYERFGAFGLNYARPVSVVFIIVCLIFFAALRMLSRERPRR; encoded by the coding sequence GTGAGAACCAATTTCAATATTTTAAATCTTATACTCATCTCTCTAGGGGGATTAGCATTGATGTTTATTGTGGCACCACTTTTGGGAATGTTCTTAAACACGACTCCAGCAGAGATTTTCGAAACTACCCAAGATAAAGAAGTACAGCAAAGCATTTGGTTAACACTTTCTGTTTCTTTTGCTTCCACTCTGGTATTTGCTATTGCAGCCATACCGCTTTCTTATCTCCTAGCTAGAAAAGAGTTCTTTGCCAAGAAATTGGTTTTGGGAATTATCGATCTACCCATAGTTATTCCTCATTCTGCTGCGGGTATTGCTATTCTGGGATTTATTTCTCGAGATTCGCTTATTGGACAAGTGGCAGATCGTTTTGGTGTTAGTCTCGTTGGGAATCCCATTGGCATTGCTCTTGCCATGGCTTTCGTGAGCATCCCCTATTTGATTACTGCTGCTCGCGATGGGTTTGTGGCTGTTCCCATCCGATTAGAAAAAGCAGCTTTAAACCTTGGTGCTTCACCTGCTCGAGTGTTTTTCAGTATTTCTTTGCCTTTGGCTTCCAGAAATATAGTTTCGGGTATGATTTTAATGTTTGCCAGAGGAATGAGTGAATTTGGTGCCGTGGTTATTGTAGCCTACCATCCAATGATTACGCCTGTTCTTATCTATGAACGATTTGGTGCTTTTGGATTAAACTATGCTCGACCCGTTTCTGTTGTTTTTATTATAGTTTGTTTAATATTTTTTGCAGCACTTAGAATGCTGTCAAGAGAAAGACCAAGGAGATAA